One Calditrichia bacterium DNA window includes the following coding sequences:
- a CDS encoding DUF2911 domain-containing protein — protein MHWEKVKVPFTVVTAEPGKDIRKSLKSTVAQTIGVDTKIEVVYSRPGVKGRTIWGELVPLNELWRTGANENTVFTTSSDVTVNGQKLPAGSYGLFTIPGENEWTIIFNKKADHRGTEGYDAANDALRITATPVKTETATEWFTIAANNLTLTDKTITATEMHITWDKLAVPFTVALP, from the coding sequence ATTCACTGGGAAAAAGTGAAAGTGCCGTTTACCGTGGTAACTGCCGAGCCCGGCAAAGATATCCGCAAAAGCCTCAAAAGCACCGTTGCCCAAACCATTGGCGTCGACACCAAAATTGAGGTTGTTTACAGCCGTCCGGGTGTAAAAGGCCGCACCATTTGGGGCGAACTGGTTCCGTTGAACGAACTCTGGCGCACCGGCGCAAACGAAAATACGGTTTTCACAACCAGCTCGGACGTAACCGTCAATGGACAAAAATTGCCCGCCGGCAGCTACGGTTTGTTCACCATTCCCGGTGAAAACGAGTGGACAATCATTTTCAATAAAAAAGCAGACCACCGTGGCACAGAAGGTTATGACGCCGCAAACGATGCACTGCGCATCACCGCAACGCCGGTAAAAACCGAAACCGCTACCGAATGGTTCACGATTGCCGCCAACAATTTGACGTTGACAGACAAAACCATCACCGCTACAGAAATGCACATCACCTGGGATAAATTGGCTGTGCCATTCACCGTCGCACTGCCGTAA